A single region of the Enterococcus mundtii genome encodes:
- a CDS encoding ImmA/IrrE family metallo-endopeptidase, giving the protein MEMDIIKLVSELKRTYDTANPFVIAEKLGIEIRYVSFLDNPKGQFQELLGSPIILLNNSLKESEERFYICAHELGHALFHREISSYYVSSRNSRSKSESEANCFASNLIVSLYKEDTETYPREVEELTRLYGLPESCYRFLI; this is encoded by the coding sequence ATGGAGATGGATATTATCAAACTAGTAAGCGAACTGAAGCGTACCTATGATACCGCCAATCCTTTTGTGATTGCTGAAAAATTAGGAATAGAAATCAGATATGTCTCTTTTCTCGATAATCCAAAAGGACAGTTTCAAGAACTATTAGGCTCCCCTATTATTTTATTGAACAACTCACTGAAAGAATCAGAAGAACGTTTTTACATTTGTGCCCATGAACTTGGACACGCTTTGTTCCATCGAGAAATATCTAGTTACTATGTATCCTCTAGAAATTCAAGAAGCAAGTCTGAAAGCGAAGCTAACTGCTTTGCTTCGAACTTGATCGTTTCCTTGTACAAAGAAGATACGGAAACCTACCCAAGAGAAGTGGAAGAACTGACAAGACTTTATGGTCTTCCAGAGAGTTGTTATCGGTTTTTGATTTAA
- a CDS encoding type I restriction endonuclease, whose protein sequence is MELEKFQDNLKQLGKRVIELKDSIGTEEATKTSLIMPFFATLGYDLFNPTEFVPEFTADVGIKKGEKVDYAIVLDGKPTILIEAKSINQQLTKHDSQLFRYFGTTTSKFGILTNGEEYKFFTDLDEPNKMDLTPFLTINITKIKDNQIPELAKFHKDNFDVDKITSSAAELKYLSSLKSYLTSELNEPSDNFVKYLLGEIYEGMKTKQTIEKFKPIIKKGMNQFIAEKVNDKLSAALKTSVITDENEAKSQSDTTDESDSEVITTPEELEAYTICKVVLKDTIPLNRLFYRDNRSYFNILLDDNIRKWILRVRFNSSGMKIELNDDNKTIYELSEPMDIYNLSKEMINVVNKFL, encoded by the coding sequence ATGGAATTGGAAAAGTTTCAAGATAATTTAAAACAGTTAGGTAAAAGAGTTATTGAGCTAAAAGATAGTATTGGTACAGAGGAGGCAACCAAAACATCTTTGATCATGCCGTTCTTTGCAACTTTGGGCTATGACTTATTTAACCCCACAGAGTTTGTACCAGAATTTACAGCAGATGTTGGCATAAAAAAGGGAGAAAAAGTTGACTATGCTATTGTCTTAGATGGAAAACCCACTATATTAATCGAAGCAAAGTCAATCAATCAACAGCTAACGAAACATGATTCTCAATTGTTCAGATATTTTGGAACAACAACATCTAAGTTTGGAATATTAACAAATGGCGAAGAATATAAATTTTTTACTGATTTAGACGAGCCTAATAAGATGGATTTGACACCTTTTTTAACTATAAATATCACAAAAATTAAAGATAACCAGATTCCTGAATTAGCAAAATTTCATAAAGATAATTTTGACGTTGATAAAATCACAAGCTCTGCGGCAGAATTAAAGTATCTCAGTTCATTAAAATCTTATCTTACTTCTGAATTAAATGAGCCTTCCGATAACTTCGTTAAGTATCTATTAGGCGAAATTTATGAGGGGATGAAAACAAAACAGACAATAGAAAAATTTAAACCTATCATAAAAAAAGGAATGAATCAATTTATTGCTGAAAAAGTAAATGACAAATTAAGTGCAGCATTGAAAACATCAGTTATTACAGATGAAAATGAAGCTAAATCTCAATCAGACACAACAGATGAAAGTGACAGTGAAGTTATTACTACTCCAGAAGAGCTAGAAGCTTATACCATTTGCAAAGTTGTCTTAAAAGATACCATTCCATTAAACCGACTATTTTATAGAGATAATAGAAGCTATTTTAATATCCTATTAGACGACAATATTAGAAAATGGATTTTACGTGTTCGTTTTAATTCATCTGGTATGAAAATCGAATTGAACGATGATAATAAGACGATTTATGAGCTATCCGAACCAATGGATATCTATAACCTATCCAAAGAAATGATTAACGTGGTAAATAAATTTTTATAA
- a CDS encoding cold-shock protein, whose amino-acid sequence MNNGTVKWFNSDKGFGFITGEDGQDVFAHFSAIQGEGFKTLDEGQAVTYDIEDGQRGPQAVNINK is encoded by the coding sequence ATGAATAACGGTACAGTAAAATGGTTTAACTCAGACAAAGGTTTTGGATTTATCACTGGTGAAGATGGACAAGATGTGTTTGCACATTTTTCAGCCATCCAAGGTGAAGGCTTTAAGACTTTAGATGAAGGTCAAGCAGTTACTTATGATATTGAAGATGGTCAACGTGGACCACAAGCAGTAAATATCAATAAATAA
- a CDS encoding GNAT family N-acetyltransferase — protein sequence MEYVITTQEHSDWLSVANSIRQFEWKAAKYIAEKMEKQEFTDWESVIIAKDGNHVVGFCTLVKKDIIDTKDYTPNIATVFVAPEYRGKHISQKVVTTGENKLKEIGFGSVYITTQHEGLYEKWGYREITKENDRFGRLMRVLKKNLMNEKSE from the coding sequence ATGGAATATGTCATTACAACCCAAGAACATTCTGATTGGCTTTCAGTAGCTAATTCTATCCGTCAATTTGAATGGAAAGCAGCAAAGTATATAGCAGAAAAAATGGAAAAACAAGAATTTACAGATTGGGAATCCGTGATTATTGCAAAAGATGGAAATCATGTTGTAGGATTTTGTACTCTTGTAAAAAAAGACATTATTGATACGAAGGACTACACGCCTAACATTGCCACTGTTTTTGTCGCGCCAGAATATCGAGGGAAGCATATCAGCCAAAAAGTAGTTACAACAGGTGAAAATAAACTAAAGGAAATTGGTTTCGGCAGTGTATATATAACAACTCAACATGAAGGGTTATATGAAAAATGGGGATATCGGGAAATAACTAAGGAAAATGATCGGTTTGGACGATTGATGCGGGTATTAAAAAAAAATTTGATGAATGAAAAATCCGAATGA
- a CDS encoding cold-shock protein, whose amino-acid sequence MNNGTVKWFNSDKGFGFITGEDGQDVFAHFSAIQGEGFKTLDEGQAVTYDIEDGQRGPQAVNINK is encoded by the coding sequence ATGAATAACGGTACAGTAAAATGGTTTAACTCAGACAAAGGTTTTGGATTTATCACTGGTGAAGATGGACAAGATGTATTTGCACATTTTTCAGCCATCCAAGGTGAAGGCTTTAAGACTTTAGATGAAGGTCAAGCAGTTACTTATGATATTGAAGATGGTCAACGTGGACCACAAGCAGTAAATATCAATAAATAA